The following coding sequences are from one Caloranaerobacter sp. TR13 window:
- a CDS encoding ScpA family protein: MKYNVVLEIFEGPLDLLLHLIDKNEVDITDIPISKITEQYLEYLEKMKDLDLEITSEFLLMAATLLEIKSKMLLPKKKDKGRQLEIDEIDPREDLVKKLIEYKRFKEAAVKLKEKELLQKKLFFKPREEIDLDLSNEKLELEDIKIEDLLKVFCNIVKRKDIETNKIRIHEIKRDEISIEESMKKIKKLLSKKRSINFTDLFDENSSRIYIVVTFLSLLELMKLKIIAIKQEKNFGNIYITLKC, from the coding sequence ATGAAGTATAATGTGGTTTTAGAAATTTTTGAGGGTCCTTTAGACTTATTGTTACATTTAATAGATAAAAATGAAGTAGATATAACAGACATTCCAATATCAAAAATAACTGAACAATACTTAGAATATTTAGAGAAAATGAAAGATTTAGACCTTGAGATAACGAGTGAATTTCTATTAATGGCAGCTACCTTATTGGAAATTAAATCAAAAATGCTTTTACCTAAGAAAAAAGATAAAGGCAGGCAACTCGAAATTGATGAAATAGATCCTAGAGAAGATTTAGTTAAGAAATTAATTGAGTATAAAAGGTTTAAAGAAGCAGCTGTCAAATTAAAAGAAAAAGAACTACTACAAAAGAAACTTTTTTTTAAACCTAGAGAAGAGATAGATTTAGATTTATCAAATGAAAAGTTAGAATTAGAAGATATAAAAATTGAAGACTTACTTAAAGTTTTTTGTAATATAGTAAAAAGGAAGGATATAGAAACTAATAAAATAAGAATACATGAAATAAAGAGAGATGAAATTTCAATAGAAGAAAGTATGAAAAAAATAAAAAAGTTATTAAGTAAAAAAAGATCTATTAATTTTACAGATCTTTTTGATGAAAATTCGTCTAGAATATATATAGTTGTTACATTTCTCTCTCTCCTTGAACTTATGAAATTAAAAATTATTGCTATAAAACAAGAGAAAAACTTTGGAAATATATATATAACATTAAAGTGCTAA
- the scpB gene encoding SMC-Scp complex subunit ScpB, whose amino-acid sequence MDKREIKSIIEALLFTWGDPLSLKDIASIIGISKEDTFNIINEMIEEFNYNRRGIQIIQFNDKYQLCTRPEHHEWISKLYIPKTSKSLSNAALETLSIIAYKQPITKTEIEALRGVKCDKALNTLIEKKLIKEVGRLEKTGRPILYGTTDDFLLQFGLKSINELPKLKDLTEIDLENI is encoded by the coding sequence ATGGACAAAAGAGAAATAAAATCTATTATTGAAGCTTTATTATTTACATGGGGTGATCCCCTTTCTCTTAAAGATATTGCTTCTATTATAGGTATTTCAAAAGAAGATACTTTCAATATAATAAATGAAATGATAGAGGAGTTTAATTATAATAGAAGAGGTATACAAATAATTCAATTCAATGATAAATATCAATTATGTACAAGGCCAGAACATCATGAATGGATTTCTAAACTTTATATACCTAAAACGAGTAAAAGTTTATCAAATGCAGCATTAGAAACCCTTTCTATTATAGCTTATAAGCAACCTATTACAAAAACAGAAATAGAAGCTTTACGTGGAGTTAAATGTGATAAAGCACTTAATACTTTAATTGAAAAGAAACTTATAAAGGAAGTAGGAAGATTAGAAAAAACAGGTAGACCAATTTTATATGGCACAACAGATGACTTTTTATTACAGTTTGGATTGAAATCGATTAATGAATTGCCGAAATTAAAAGACCTAACAGAAATAGATTTAGAAAATATTTGA
- the ytfJ gene encoding GerW family sporulation protein, producing the protein MSEHPIEGLMKTTMESLKEIVDVNTIVGDPVESPDGAVIIPISKISVGFTSGGGEYKLGKYKNGRDDKADNDKLPFMGGSGAGVSVQPVAFIVVGNGQIKLLSVDQGVNTLNSLLEFIPKVTESLQSIIKGKDKSKNSEDKTKE; encoded by the coding sequence ATGTCAGAACATCCAATTGAAGGATTAATGAAAACAACAATGGAAAGTTTAAAGGAAATAGTTGATGTTAATACAATTGTTGGGGACCCTGTTGAATCTCCAGATGGCGCTGTAATTATTCCAATTTCTAAAATATCTGTAGGTTTTACTTCTGGTGGTGGTGAATATAAATTAGGTAAGTATAAAAATGGAAGAGATGATAAAGCTGATAATGATAAATTACCATTCATGGGAGGTTCAGGAGCAGGAGTTTCTGTTCAACCAGTTGCTTTTATAGTAGTTGGTAATGGCCAAATTAAACTTCTATCTGTAGATCAAGGTGTCAATACTTTAAATAGTTTATTAGAATTTATACCTAAAGTAACAGAAAGTTTACAAAGTATAATAAAAGGAAAAGATAAATCTAAGAATTCAGAAGATAAAACAAAAGAGTAG
- a CDS encoding D-alanyl-D-alanine carboxypeptidase family protein has protein sequence MKGYRKLLFITVIAFILLISRTSYCEQIQINAKSAILIEVNTGRVLFSYNSNMKLPMASTTKIMTALLAIEYGNLDDLVTIKRSSVGIEGSSIYLKEGESIRLRDLLYGLMLRSGNDAAMSIAEYIGGTSDNFIRLMNKKAREIGAINTNFTNPHGLHDENHYTTAYDLALITREALKKKEFRDIVKSKVWIANRDKNKYFYNKNKTLWQYKGGDGVKTGYTKKAGRCLVASATRNGMQLVAIVLDDYSWFNDCYKLLDYGFSVFKPKVIYNKGQFIRNIEVVNGNSKKVPIITNKELIIPLKDNEIKNIRINIELPEKIYAPIEKNQNIGKIRVYLNGELFAVNDLVAKYKVNEKSILIKLTEYLKNIF, from the coding sequence ATGAAAGGATACAGAAAATTACTATTTATTACAGTTATAGCGTTTATACTCTTAATTTCTCGTACTTCGTATTGTGAGCAAATACAAATAAATGCTAAGAGTGCTATTTTAATTGAAGTAAATACTGGAAGAGTATTATTTTCATATAATTCTAATATGAAACTCCCAATGGCTAGTACAACTAAAATTATGACTGCTTTGTTGGCTATAGAGTATGGAAATTTAGATGATTTAGTTACAATAAAGAGAAGTTCAGTCGGGATTGAAGGCTCTAGTATATATTTAAAAGAGGGTGAAAGTATAAGATTAAGAGATTTATTATATGGTTTGATGTTAAGGTCTGGGAATGATGCAGCAATGTCTATAGCTGAATATATTGGTGGGACATCAGATAATTTTATTAGACTAATGAATAAAAAAGCTAGAGAGATAGGTGCTATTAATACAAATTTTACTAATCCTCACGGATTGCATGATGAAAATCATTATACTACAGCTTACGATCTAGCATTGATAACTAGAGAAGCATTAAAGAAAAAGGAATTTAGAGATATAGTAAAATCAAAAGTTTGGATTGCAAATAGAGATAAGAATAAATATTTTTATAATAAAAATAAAACACTATGGCAGTATAAAGGTGGCGATGGAGTTAAAACTGGATATACAAAAAAAGCCGGAAGATGTCTTGTGGCAAGTGCAACTAGAAATGGTATGCAACTTGTAGCGATAGTACTAGATGACTACTCGTGGTTTAATGATTGTTATAAGCTATTGGATTACGGTTTTAGTGTATTTAAACCTAAAGTAATTTATAATAAAGGTCAATTCATAAGAAATATTGAGGTTGTAAATGGAAATAGCAAAAAGGTTCCTATAATTACTAATAAAGAATTGATAATTCCTTTGAAAGATAATGAAATTAAAAATATAAGAATTAACATTGAACTTCCTGAAAAAATATATGCTCCCATAGAAAAAAATCAAAATATAGGGAAAATAAGAGTTTATTTAAATGGCGAATTATTTGCAGTTAATGATTTAGTAGCTAAGTATAAAGTAAATGAAAAATCAATACTTATAAAACTAACTGAGTATTTAAAAAATATTTTCTAA
- a CDS encoding sulfide/dihydroorotate dehydrogenase-like FAD/NAD-binding protein: MIQHRIECVDIGSEFCPCHLAETNDCLICSHLQGKEFCDCNWRGVCVYQEYVWNGNKSKNLRSEIVCKIEEKIEYKSNLTILKIKTSRTLSRQLKEPGAYVFLRDIRLPHYYDVPMSIMDADDMNGYIYIAYQTIGAKTKMLKKLNNEVLVRGPFWNGLIGIKYIKSTRNKNCLILARGIAQAPTLAVIRKLNRNGCNLKVILDKGKIDEIFLSKYLKNFKVNYTETDLMKNEGKLLINNILAEKKYDLIYIGGSNLLQKHILKILEKNNCISKLVITNNEKFCCGEGICGSCTTFTQNGELIKTCKTQMDVKKTVERRNMLG, translated from the coding sequence TTGATTCAACATAGAATTGAATGCGTAGATATTGGAAGTGAATTTTGTCCATGTCATTTAGCGGAAACAAATGACTGTTTAATATGTTCTCACTTACAAGGCAAAGAGTTTTGTGACTGTAATTGGAGAGGTGTATGTGTTTATCAAGAGTATGTTTGGAATGGTAATAAAAGTAAGAACTTGAGAAGTGAAATTGTTTGCAAGATAGAGGAAAAAATAGAATACAAAAGTAATTTAACAATATTAAAAATAAAAACATCTAGAACGCTTTCTAGACAATTAAAAGAACCAGGAGCTTATGTATTCTTGAGAGATATCAGATTGCCACATTATTATGATGTACCTATGTCGATTATGGATGCAGATGATATGAATGGATACATCTATATAGCATATCAAACGATAGGAGCTAAAACAAAAATGTTAAAAAAATTAAATAATGAAGTACTTGTTAGAGGACCATTTTGGAATGGTTTGATAGGTATTAAATATATTAAAAGTACGCGAAATAAAAATTGCTTAATTTTAGCAAGAGGAATAGCTCAGGCGCCTACTTTAGCAGTTATTAGGAAACTTAATAGAAATGGTTGCAATTTAAAAGTAATTTTAGATAAAGGTAAAATTGATGAAATATTTTTATCAAAGTACTTAAAAAATTTTAAAGTAAACTATACTGAAACTGATTTAATGAAAAATGAAGGTAAATTATTAATTAATAATATTCTGGCTGAAAAAAAATATGACCTTATTTATATTGGTGGTTCAAACTTATTACAAAAACATATTCTTAAGATATTAGAGAAAAATAATTGTATTTCAAAGCTTGTTATTACGAATAATGAAAAGTTTTGCTGTGGAGAAGGTATTTGTGGTAGTTGTACAACTTTTACACAAAATGGTGAATTAATAAAGACATGTAAAACTCAAATGGACGTTAAAAAGACAGTTGAAAGGAGGAATATGCTTGGCTAA
- a CDS encoding FAD-dependent oxidoreductase: MAKIVVIGGGWSGCAAAVIAKKAGGDVILIEKTDMLLGLGNVGGIMRNNGRYTATEENIYLGGQELFNITDKAARHVNVNFPGHKHATLYDVTKVEPMVRRLLKEIGIEILLQKRVIDVEMDNKSIKSVVLSDDTTISGDIFIETTGSTGPMGNCLKYGNGCSMCILRCPSFGPRISVSKRAGVEDILGQRGDESYGAFSGSCKLNKESLSEEIREKLNKEGVVILPIPKEDINFDKLDLKVCQQYALKDFAENIILLDTGHAKLMTPYYPLEKLRKIKGLENARYEDPYSGGKGNSIRYLSIAPRNNAMKVIGIDNLLCAGEKSGLFVGHTEAIVTGSLAGHNSVRLSLGMPLLELPRNLAIGDLIAYANEQIRTKEGLKKRYTFAGSEYFERMKEKDLYTVDKIEIRRRVQRLDLLNIYEEKLL, from the coding sequence TTGGCTAAAATTGTAGTAATTGGTGGGGGTTGGTCTGGTTGTGCAGCAGCAGTTATAGCTAAAAAAGCAGGTGGAGATGTAATTTTAATTGAAAAAACTGATATGCTACTTGGTTTAGGTAATGTTGGAGGCATTATGAGAAATAACGGTAGATATACGGCTACTGAAGAAAATATTTATTTAGGAGGTCAAGAGTTATTCAATATAACAGATAAAGCTGCAAGACATGTTAATGTTAATTTTCCTGGACATAAACATGCAACTTTATATGATGTAACTAAAGTTGAACCCATGGTAAGAAGATTATTAAAAGAAATTGGAATTGAAATATTATTACAAAAAAGAGTTATTGATGTTGAAATGGATAATAAATCTATTAAAAGTGTAGTTTTATCGGATGACACAACTATTTCAGGTGATATATTTATAGAAACAACAGGTTCAACAGGACCTATGGGTAATTGTTTAAAATATGGAAATGGTTGTTCAATGTGTATTTTAAGATGTCCATCATTTGGTCCAAGAATAAGTGTAAGTAAAAGAGCAGGTGTAGAAGATATACTAGGTCAAAGAGGAGATGAATCGTATGGAGCTTTTAGTGGTTCATGTAAACTTAATAAGGAATCGCTTAGCGAAGAAATCAGGGAAAAATTAAACAAAGAAGGGGTTGTTATATTACCTATTCCAAAAGAAGATATTAATTTTGATAAATTAGATTTAAAAGTTTGTCAGCAATATGCACTTAAGGATTTTGCAGAAAACATTATACTGCTTGACACAGGACATGCAAAGTTAATGACTCCATATTATCCATTAGAAAAATTAAGAAAGATAAAAGGTTTAGAAAATGCTAGGTATGAGGATCCTTACTCAGGAGGCAAAGGTAATTCTATAAGATACTTATCAATTGCTCCTAGAAATAATGCAATGAAAGTTATAGGTATAGATAACTTATTATGCGCAGGAGAAAAATCAGGATTGTTTGTTGGTCATACAGAAGCAATAGTTACAGGTTCTTTAGCAGGGCATAATAGTGTAAGGTTAAGTTTAGGAATGCCTTTGCTTGAATTACCAAGAAATTTAGCAATAGGTGATTTAATTGCGTATGCAAATGAGCAAATAAGAACAAAAGAAGGACTTAAAAAAAGATATACATTTGCAGGTTCTGAATATTTTGAAAGAATGAAAGAAAAAGATTTATATACAGTAGACAAAATAGAAATAAGAAGAAGAGTACAAAGGCTAGATTTATTAAATATTTACGAAGAGAAACTTTTATGA
- a CDS encoding pseudouridine synthase: protein MRLQKYLAMCGVASRRKSEMLILQGRVRVNGKVIEELGYKINPNVDIVLVDKKPIIKKENNIYIALNKPEGYITTVKDQFNRPTVLDLVKSINERIYPIGRLDYDTSGLLILTNDGDLTYKLTHPKHEIEKVYIAKIKGVPTERELKEFRNGLKIDNYVTSKAKIKVIKMYNDYSIVKITIHEGKNRQIRKMCKKINHPVINLKRIAIGNIKLGNLKKGDWRYLSKEEIQYLKEL, encoded by the coding sequence TTGAGGTTGCAGAAGTATTTGGCTATGTGTGGAGTTGCATCTAGAAGAAAATCTGAAATGCTAATTTTACAGGGCAGAGTAAGAGTTAATGGTAAAGTAATAGAAGAGTTAGGTTATAAAATAAACCCTAATGTTGATATAGTATTAGTTGATAAAAAGCCAATTATAAAAAAAGAGAATAATATTTATATTGCACTTAATAAACCAGAAGGTTATATTACAACTGTTAAGGACCAATTTAATCGACCTACTGTTCTCGATTTGGTAAAGAGTATCAATGAAAGGATATATCCGATTGGAAGATTAGATTATGATACTTCAGGATTACTAATTCTTACAAATGATGGAGATTTAACATACAAATTAACTCATCCTAAGCATGAGATTGAAAAAGTTTATATTGCTAAAATCAAAGGAGTTCCAACTGAAAGAGAGTTAAAGGAGTTTAGAAATGGATTAAAAATTGATAATTACGTAACATCAAAAGCGAAAATAAAAGTGATAAAAATGTATAATGATTATTCTATTGTAAAAATAACAATACATGAAGGAAAGAATAGACAGATTAGAAAGATGTGTAAGAAAATAAATCACCCTGTAATAAACTTAAAAAGAATTGCTATTGGTAATATTAAATTAGGAAATTTAAAGAAGGGAGATTGGCGTTATTTAAGTAAAGAAGAAATTCAATATTTAAAGGAACTTTAG
- a CDS encoding GNAT family N-acetyltransferase: MISAKKINKKEELIEVNKLLLKNGFEEEKELDQIIYIMEENEELIGVAKITVVKNFGLLNYLIIDSDRRGENLGDSLLRAILNFCDLNSIKKVYYPYEDLYLIKKGFKLADITEIEMLNMYNIITEKLIVCNTEEFFKNSCKTRRRC; the protein is encoded by the coding sequence ATGATATCTGCAAAAAAAATAAATAAAAAAGAGGAATTAATAGAAGTAAATAAACTACTATTGAAAAATGGATTTGAAGAAGAAAAGGAATTAGACCAGATTATATATATTATGGAGGAAAATGAAGAGCTTATTGGTGTTGCAAAAATAACAGTTGTTAAAAATTTTGGACTACTAAATTATCTAATAATAGATTCAGATAGAAGAGGAGAAAACTTAGGGGATTCTTTATTAAGGGCTATATTAAATTTTTGTGATTTAAATTCTATTAAAAAAGTTTACTATCCTTATGAAGATTTATATTTAATAAAAAAAGGCTTTAAATTAGCGGATATAACTGAAATAGAAATGTTAAATATGTACAATATTATTACAGAAAAGTTAATAGTTTGTAATACTGAAGAGTTTTTTAAAAATAGCTGTAAAACAAGAAGGAGATGTTGA
- a CDS encoding class I SAM-dependent methyltransferase, producing MSRKYFTKATDIAKRIVEERVKEGDIVIDATIGNGYDTVFLAKLVGKTGKVYGFDIQSKAIENTKAKLIESTLTERVILIKDSHENIDRYVKEKIDLVIFNLGYLPGGDHEITTKPNSTIKALKKSLDILKENGIIVLVIYHGHEMGKIEKNIIEQYVRELNQKKYTVIKFEFINQINNPPLIIAIEKNL from the coding sequence ATGAGTAGAAAATACTTTACTAAAGCTACAGATATAGCAAAAAGAATAGTAGAAGAAAGAGTAAAAGAAGGAGATATTGTTATTGATGCTACAATAGGAAATGGTTATGATACTGTTTTTTTAGCAAAATTAGTTGGGAAAACTGGTAAAGTATATGGATTTGATATACAAAGTAAAGCTATAGAAAATACAAAGGCTAAACTAATAGAATCTACGTTAACCGAAAGAGTAATACTTATAAAAGATAGTCATGAGAATATAGATAGGTATGTAAAAGAAAAGATAGATCTAGTGATTTTTAACTTGGGATATCTTCCAGGTGGTGACCATGAAATAACAACAAAGCCGAATTCTACAATTAAAGCACTAAAGAAGTCCCTAGATATTTTAAAGGAAAACGGTATCATAGTCTTAGTAATATATCATGGTCATGAAATGGGTAAAATTGAAAAAAATATCATAGAACAATATGTTAGAGAATTAAATCAAAAAAAGTATACAGTTATTAAGTTTGAATTTATTAATCAAATAAATAATCCACCTTTGATTATTGCTATTGAAAAAAACTTATAG
- a CDS encoding oxaloacetate decarboxylase subunit alpha, which translates to MSKVKITETIFRDAHQSLIATRMKTEEMLPIAEKLDKVGFHALEVWGGATFDACLRFLNEDPWERLRKIRKVIKNTKLQMLLRGQNLLGYKHYPDDIVEEFVKKSIYNGIDIVRIFDALNDVRNLITAVNATKKAGGHAQTAISFTISPVHDIDYYVKKAKEMEEIGADSICIKDMSGILLPYVAEELITRIKEKVNLPIELHSHFTSGIADLTYLKAIEAGVDIIDTAISPFAMGTSQPATESMVASLKDTPYDTGLDLNILNEIAEYFKPIRDKYLKEGLLNPKVLGVNAKTLAYQVPGGMLSNLVSQLEQQGSLDKFEKVLEEVPRVREDLGYPPLVTPMSQMVGTQAVFNVILGERYKMVPSEIKNYVKGLYGRPTIPIANEVKKKIIGETDVYEGRPADLLQPKLEKLKNEIKEYIEQEEDVLTYALFPQIAIKFFQYRQIYKYKIDNTLLDIEEKTYPI; encoded by the coding sequence ATGAGTAAAGTAAAAATTACAGAAACTATATTTAGAGATGCTCATCAATCATTAATAGCTACAAGAATGAAAACTGAAGAGATGTTACCTATTGCAGAGAAACTTGACAAAGTAGGTTTTCATGCATTAGAAGTTTGGGGTGGAGCTACTTTTGATGCATGTTTAAGATTCCTAAATGAAGACCCTTGGGAAAGATTAAGGAAAATTAGGAAAGTAATAAAAAACACTAAGCTGCAAATGCTTTTAAGAGGACAGAATTTATTGGGTTATAAACATTATCCAGATGACATAGTTGAAGAATTTGTTAAAAAATCAATATATAATGGTATAGACATAGTAAGAATTTTTGACGCTTTAAATGATGTAAGAAATTTAATTACTGCAGTTAATGCAACTAAAAAAGCTGGAGGACATGCTCAAACAGCAATATCATTTACTATAAGTCCTGTACATGACATAGACTATTATGTTAAAAAAGCTAAAGAGATGGAAGAGATTGGAGCTGACTCTATATGTATTAAAGATATGTCAGGAATATTGTTACCATATGTAGCTGAAGAGTTGATAACAAGAATAAAGGAAAAAGTAAACTTACCAATAGAATTACACTCTCACTTTACTAGTGGGATAGCTGACTTAACATATCTAAAAGCAATTGAAGCAGGTGTAGATATAATTGATACTGCAATTTCACCTTTTGCAATGGGGACAAGTCAACCTGCAACTGAATCTATGGTTGCATCTTTAAAAGATACTCCATATGATACAGGACTTGACTTAAATATATTAAATGAGATAGCTGAATATTTTAAACCTATTAGAGACAAATATCTAAAAGAAGGCTTACTTAATCCTAAAGTTTTAGGAGTGAACGCCAAAACACTAGCATATCAGGTGCCAGGCGGAATGTTATCAAATTTAGTTTCACAATTAGAGCAACAAGGTTCTTTAGATAAATTTGAAAAAGTTTTAGAAGAAGTACCTAGAGTAAGAGAAGACTTAGGTTATCCTCCATTAGTTACACCAATGAGTCAAATGGTAGGTACTCAAGCAGTATTTAATGTTATTTTAGGCGAAAGATATAAAATGGTACCATCTGAAATAAAGAATTACGTAAAAGGGTTATATGGAAGGCCTACGATACCTATAGCTAACGAAGTGAAAAAGAAAATAATTGGAGAAACAGATGTTTATGAAGGTAGACCAGCTGATTTATTACAACCAAAGCTAGAAAAATTAAAAAATGAGATTAAAGAATACATAGAACAAGAAGAAGATGTTCTAACATATGCTTTATTCCCACAAATCGCTATCAAATTCTTCCAGTACAGACAAATATATAAATATAAAATAGATAATACATTATTAGATATAGAAGAAAAAACATATCCAATATAA
- the surE gene encoding 5'/3'-nucleotidase SurE, with amino-acid sequence MKILVTNDDGIFANGIKEISIKLSEIAEVIVVAPDRERSAIGHAITIHTPLRVEKVENIIPNIETWAINGTPSDCVKIAVESIMNKKPDLIVSGINNGPNLGTDVIYSGTVSAAIEGAIHSIPSVAISACFFNAKINYESIAEISCKIIKNLIKKDLPQNIILNINIPSLLLEKIKGIKITELGIRKYNNNYIKRTDPKGKNYYWLSGELIEIENKDTSDIVAIEEGYISITPLHFDLTAYYYIDELKSWKFKI; translated from the coding sequence TTGAAAATATTAGTTACAAATGATGATGGAATTTTTGCAAATGGTATAAAAGAAATATCAATTAAGCTTTCTGAAATCGCTGAAGTCATTGTAGTAGCACCAGATAGAGAAAGAAGTGCTATTGGTCATGCAATAACAATACATACACCTCTAAGAGTAGAAAAAGTTGAAAATATAATACCTAATATAGAAACATGGGCTATAAATGGAACACCTAGTGATTGTGTTAAAATAGCAGTTGAATCAATTATGAATAAAAAACCAGATTTGATAGTATCAGGAATAAACAATGGTCCTAATTTAGGTACAGATGTAATTTACTCAGGTACAGTTTCAGCTGCAATTGAAGGTGCTATACATAGCATACCTTCTGTTGCAATTTCTGCTTGTTTTTTTAATGCAAAAATAAATTATGAAAGTATAGCAGAAATTTCTTGCAAAATTATAAAAAATTTAATTAAAAAAGATTTACCACAAAATATTATTTTAAATATAAATATACCTTCATTACTTTTAGAAAAAATTAAAGGTATTAAAATTACTGAGTTAGGAATAAGAAAATATAACAATAATTATATAAAAAGAACAGATCCAAAAGGTAAAAATTATTATTGGTTATCTGGAGAATTAATAGAAATCGAAAACAAAGATACAAGTGATATAGTAGCTATAGAAGAAGGTTACATTTCCATAACTCCATTACATTTCGATTTAACTGCTTATTATTATATAGATGAATTAAAGAGTTGGAAATTTAAAATCTAA
- a CDS encoding 4Fe-4S binding protein, translating to MPTSITNKELIIKKEWCKGCGICVEFCPKEVLTINKGKVEIINLDVCTKCGLCELRCPDYAIFLGGKDNGKKS from the coding sequence ATGCCCACATCTATAACAAATAAAGAGCTTATTATAAAAAAAGAGTGGTGTAAAGGATGTGGAATTTGCGTAGAATTTTGTCCAAAAGAAGTTTTAACAATAAACAAAGGAAAGGTTGAAATAATTAATTTAGATGTTTGTACAAAATGCGGCTTGTGTGAATTAAGGTGTCCCGATTATGCAATATTTTTAGGGGGTAAAGATAATGGAAAAAAAAGTTAA
- a CDS encoding 2-oxoacid:acceptor oxidoreductase subunit alpha, which produces MEKKVKLMQGNEACVEGAIAAGMRFFAGYPITPSTEIAEFSAQKLPRVGGKFIQMEDEIASMAAIIGASLTGLKSMTATSGPGFSLKQENIGYASIAEVPCVIVNVQRGGPSTGLPTSPAQGDVMQARWGTHGDHPIIALTPSSVRETFDLTVKAFNLSERYRVPVVLLLDEVIAHMREKIEIPSKDEIEIINRKKPKVNIEDYKPYETDDSDLVPAMASYGEGYRFHVTGLVHDETGFPSNSPVVAEKLIRRLIDKIEVNKEDIILYEEYNLEDAEIAIVAYGSTARSAKSAIDMARDEGIKVGLFRPITIWPAADKIIEKLSKRVKTIIVVEMNLGQYVYEIERIASKNCSIKSYGRVNGELITPDEILDKIKEV; this is translated from the coding sequence ATGGAAAAAAAAGTTAAGTTAATGCAAGGAAATGAAGCATGTGTTGAGGGAGCAATAGCTGCAGGTATGAGATTTTTTGCAGGTTATCCTATAACTCCTTCTACAGAAATAGCTGAGTTTTCAGCACAAAAATTACCTAGAGTTGGTGGTAAATTTATACAAATGGAAGATGAAATAGCTAGTATGGCTGCTATAATAGGTGCATCACTAACTGGCTTAAAATCAATGACAGCAACTAGTGGGCCTGGTTTCTCTTTAAAACAAGAAAATATAGGATATGCTTCCATTGCAGAAGTTCCATGTGTAATTGTAAATGTGCAAAGGGGAGGACCTAGTACAGGGCTACCTACATCACCTGCTCAAGGAGATGTAATGCAAGCAAGATGGGGGACACATGGAGATCATCCGATTATTGCTTTAACACCATCTTCTGTACGTGAAACTTTTGATTTAACTGTAAAAGCATTTAATTTATCTGAAAGATACAGAGTACCTGTAGTGTTGTTATTAGATGAAGTGATTGCGCATATGAGAGAAAAGATAGAAATACCAAGTAAGGATGAAATAGAGATAATAAATAGAAAAAAACCAAAAGTTAATATAGAAGATTATAAACCTTATGAGACAGATGATAGTGATTTAGTACCAGCAATGGCTTCTTATGGAGAAGGATATCGTTTTCATGTTACAGGTTTGGTACATGATGAAACAGGTTTTCCAAGCAATAGTCCTGTTGTAGCAGAAAAATTAATTAGAAGATTAATTGATAAAATAGAAGTTAATAAGGAAGATATAATTTTATATGAAGAATATAATTTGGAAGATGCTGAAATTGCAATAGTTGCATATGGAAGTACTGCTAGATCAGCTAAGAGTGCAATTGATATGGCAAGAGATGAGGGAATTAAAGTTGGGTTGTTTAGACCTATTACAATTTGGCCTGCTGCTGATAAAATAATTGAAAAACTTTCTAAGAGAGTTAAAACTATAATAGTTGTAGAGATGAATTTAGGGCAATATGTTTATGAGATAGAAAGAATTGCTAGTAAAAATTGTAGTATTAAAAGTTATGGTAGAGTTAATGGGGAATTAATTACTCCTGATGAAATTTTGGATAAAATTAAGGAGGTTTAA